In the Silene latifolia isolate original U9 population chromosome 1, ASM4854445v1, whole genome shotgun sequence genome, CAATATTGAAATCGGGTAGGATAACTtaccttttagcataatccacatccatctcataaaaccgtctcatcctacataaataatgtaataactatcacaattcacTATATACTATATTACAACATAAAATCTCTCATTATTAGTCACTAATTACTCATTTTACATAACTAAATACTAATTAACctctcttagtaaaccctaacttgAATTACTCATAAGACAAAGAGGAAAAGGTGAGATTTCTACTTGCAAAGGTAGATCGGGACATAGGAGAGGTGTTCtaccattaatccaagcttgaagtcCAAGGGAAGGGCATTGGGAGcattttagagagaggggagagggtttagtgtaagaaggaagaaggagaagaatGAATGGGATAGGGTTGGGATAGGATGAAATCCCGAATTTTCTTTCTCGGTTACAGCTCAgcaccactcggccgagtgactggttcactcgaccgagtggcactcACTCGGTTGAGtatacccttactcgaccgagtgtcaactcacttggtccactagaggttctactcggtccactggcAGTCTACTAGGTGTAGTCtaggtcttacttggtctcgtAGGAGCGTCATCCTTTACTTCCAAATACGTGTGGGTTCCCTCACGCATCCctaggtctaagtacgggtcccacaaaTGGCGGGTATTACATGAGGCCAGACTGGAACCGTCCAAAGCTTATTCCACAACCACTTTTCCCGTTCCCAGCTTGATTGCTCAGCCATATCCACGCCCTCACCAGACAATAACTTTTATGTCGTCTTAACCGAGTAGATACCGTCCCACTCTAATCCCCAGAACCATATATCTTGCCCTCTAGTCAAGCTAATCCGCACATTATGAACCCTTTCTCGTTCAAAAGGCAAGAACAGCTGGTTAATTTTCCCGTCATCCCACTTCGTCCCATCTTCTTTAAGAAGGTCAGCTACCAACATAGTCTCATTACCGTTGTGACATGGTGAAATAATCcggtgataccgtcgtcaggtaccaaaaataaaatacctagttacactaacagaagctagcagtaagtagggtcgatctccacagggaggcggtcactatctacttgtcaactcggtctgtctaCAGTCACTAATGGGGTTTtgaattgttttaactaaactaaaaagATTAAGCAAGAGAAAAggggataagagaaattaacaaggaagagagagggaactaggatttcgggtagATGTGGCAGCACAACTACAGAGGAATGGCTATCTCGTCTACGGAGCCTGAACGCGTAGAcctcgtcattttctgccatacaaaaagctgcattgtgctcagcagcaccacatttcccgcagtaaatcacctgctgcgccatataatggaacataggtgacgggtcaaaggtactcaagccttccctttgacaatcttttacctagaactgtctaggtaggacctgtaggacctatcaaaatagcactcaaggaaaaagatatgaactgcctcaagggaaaaatcccttaaggctaaagacagacaaaattaaacaaataaataaaatagtcgcctccccggcaacggcgccaaaatttgatatcgtcgtcaggtaccaaaaataaaatacctagttacactaacagaagctagcagtaagtagggttgatctccacagggaggcgatcactatctacttgtcaactcggtctgtctacggtcactaatggggttttgaattgttttaactaaactaaaaaaGATTAAGCAAGAGAAAAggggataagagaaattaacaaggaagagagagggaactaggatttcgggtcatcaatgaacgtcaattaattgcagttaaggtcacagattagtcgatgtgtcggtctaaggggcaacgaatatctccttccggtctcaattcgccctaaaatgctattagcttaacttctgccctcactaaagcatcctattgttcactgcaggtctcatcccttccaaccttccggtccaggttaaggcttaccaaggttaaaaaggctaattgcatcgattcaatcagctagatacaattaagggcagcgattaacaacaaaggaCAAAACCACAACGACAACCTatgaaactaattagcaattaacattcattcatcgaattccctaatcctagcagagagaattagctaaacatggtaaaagaaagaacaaaagcaaagggaaaagaaataaacattaaataaagagaaaaggaaaaagagagaATTACAGTAGATCCGGAAAAAGAAAGGAACAGAGAACAGTAGAAAACAGAAGAAAAATAGTGTATGTAGTATTGGGAGAGATACAAATGACGTCTCATCCTTCCTATTTAtagaaaataggatttttatttgacctaataacgaATTAAGACTAAAAAGCTCGAGCCCAAtagagatttactcgatcgaggacttttatatcactcgatcgagcaaaaccaagctaaaacctctcgatcgagtactttaggtactcgatcgagcacttattaaataggaactactcgatcgagtagaaaaaggggtcgatcgaacacatttgtactcgatcgagtactttccagcgcacaattcctgcttcgcgcactaaacttcaaatggctgccatttcttcgttacttgggcaaacagggcgattccggtggagttggaaagctaagaggacaagctttcatctccaattagaatcacctgaaaatcagttgtataactcgagatatggctcttcaaagtaggcactagtaatttgaagttcttcctttgctcgcctagctattttacttctttgcgcatctcaaaatagctacattcccgctccaaattcgcTCTtcttccaaatgcatgctaaacggacggtaaaaggctcgatttccctattttctggtccattcctgcaattagaacaaaacaaaccaaagtagcatattcggggcatttcgtaacataaaactacgataatagcatagaaatacgtgcataaaaaggcctaaaaggactatataaaatgcacgtatcatccgGCCCGTTTGCGTTCCCGGCACCCATGCATGACCACATACCAACGTATTCCGCCCATCTCCAATCCGTCTCCTCATGCCCTTCTCCAAGACCGTTCTCGCCTCAACAATGCCTCTCCAAGTGTAACTTGGATTGTGGCCAATCACAGCATCCATGAACTCGCCTTAAGGATAATATTTCACCCTCATAATTCGTTCCCACAAGCTGCCCGGACATATAACCAAACGCCATGCCCCTTAGATCGACACATTTTTGCCAAGCGACCCACGATACACCTCGACGTCCTTCCTCATGTCCCGACCAGAAACGGGATACCATCGATCGAAGCTCATCACAAAAGTTAGCAGGGATTTTAAacacactcatcacataggtagcGAGTGAATTTGCCACAGCCTTTATAAGAACCTCCTTACCTGCCTTAGATAAAATTTTCCCTCGCCTTCCTTGGAGCCTTTTGCTTAACTTATCTCGAATAATATCAGTGATTACCTTCTTAGACCGCCCTATGACCGTGGGTAACCCAAGATACCATTTATGTTCCGCGACTTCCATCACACCCAATCTTTCAGCAACTCTTCGTCGCTGCTCTTCCGCAACCCCTTTACTGAATGAGACCGTTGTCTTGTCGAGATTCATCAATTGTCCCGAGGCCGCTTCATATCTCCtcaataaattattaataacatcCGCTTCCCCTATCGTTGCTCGTGCAAATAAAATGTTGTCATCCACAAATAGGAGGTGAGAGATAGAAGGAGCAGTACCCGTCACACAAATACCATGGAGTGACTCCTCTTCAACCGCACGTCTCATCAAGTTCGATAAAGCCTCCGCACAAAGAATAAACAGGTACGGGGAAAGCGGATCCCCTTGCCTAAGTCATTTTGCCGGCCGAAACTCCTCTGATGGTGCGCCATTAATAAGAACCGAGAAAGTGACAGTAGAAACACACTCCATAACCCTGTTCACTCATTCTTGATCAAACTTCATAGTATTAAGAACCCGTCGCAAAAAGCCCCACTCCACCCTGTCATATGCTTTCGCCATATCCAACTTTATCGTCATATGCCCCTCCGTATGTCTAGAATTTTTCATATAATGGAACATCTCAAAAGCAATTAAAATATTATCCGTGATTAGACGGCCCGGCGTAAAAGCACTCTGATTTTTTGAAACCATCTCTCCTAAGAACATTTTTAATCTATTAGCAAGGACTTTAGAAACAAATTTTATATACCACATTGCAAATACTAATTGGTCGGAAATCACGAATCTTGTCCGGAGCTTTCTTTTTAGGAATTAAGACAATATTGGTCTTGTTAAACTCCTCCGGCGATGAATCTTCGTGAAGAATTCTAAGAGCTGCCTCGACCACACTAGGTCCAATTAGATGCCAATAACTTAGGCAAAAGAGCCCATTCATCCCACCCGGTCCCGGAGCCTTCAAAGGATGCATTTGATTAAGTGCATCAACTATCTCATCTTAGCTATACTTTGATCTAATAATCATATTCATGTCCTCTGAAACCCATCCCTCAAGCCCTTGTAAAACATCGTCGTAATTCGTTGGGTTCGTCATCACAAATAAATCCTTAAAGTAATCATTCGCCACCTTCGCAATTGCCTAATCTCCTATCCGTTCCaccccatcatcatcaatcaatTTTCCGATAAAGTTTTTGGTCCGCCTCTCCCCCGCTTTGGTATGGAAAAACTTAGTGTTTAGGTCACCATCTCGAAGCCACAACGCACTTGACCATTGCCTCCAATAAGTTTCTTCCTGGCGATTGAGTTCATCAAATTCGATCACCGGTTTCCTCCTTCGACGTACCTCCTCCTCAGTCCACGAACCCTCATTAAGCCTAGCAAGTTGTTTTCGTTTCTTGTCAATAGTTCAACCAATTTTCCCTATGTTAATCTTCTTCCAAGCTTGTAGCTCCTTTTCACATGCCTTAATCGAAGCAACCAAATTTCCCCTTCCCTTCTCCACTCCACTGATCACCGCCTCCTCACACCTCTCCTCCCCGACCCAAATATGTTCGAATCGAAAACGTCTCTTAGTCACACCACCTGCATCCCTCCTATCAAGAATAAGTCTAATCGGAGCGTGATCAGACCATTCTCGATCCATGTGAAAGAGTCTCGCGTAAGGGAACATATCTAGCCACTTAGTTGTACACATGGCTCGATCAATCATACTTTGTCGATTAGCTTCTCCGCACTGCCCATTATCAAAGGTGAATTTATACCCCTCCCACGCAATATCCCATAACCCACTATCATCGACAGCTGCTTGAAAGTTATTCATCTGCCACTGAGCCCGACTACTCCCCTTCATCTCAGTATAAAAAAGAACCTCGTTGTAATCACTTATGCACACCCACGACAACGTCGATTGTCTACTCAACATGCGTAGAAGCTCTcatgataaatgtctatccacgaCAGCCGGACAACCATAGAAACCCGTCACACGCCACTCCCCCACATCGCCTCGGATTGTGAAGTCCATATAGTGGACCGATGCTGACATGAAATTACAATTTATGTCTTTCCTCCATAAAAACGCAAGACCCTCCCGATCTTCCCATACTATCCACCTCCATCCCATTGTAACCATCCAAGCTTTCACGGACCCTCCTCATATCAGGACCACACAATTTTGTCTCGTATAAAAAGAGCATGCCCGGGGCCTCCCTTCGCACTAAGTTATGAGGGCTCGAACCGTGTTGGCATTGTTGTTAAAATCGCGatccggatcgtaggatcgtacgatcctacgatccaaaAAGTGGAAAACGATTCAAATCGTCGTAGGATCGTTTTGGTGGTAGGATCGGTATAGGATCAGTCAGGATCGGGTAGGATCGGATAGGATCGAACAGGATCGTGTAGGATCGATGGTAGGATCGTTCAGGATCGTAAAATTCTTATTTGTGCAACAAATTTGTGAGTTGGTTGTTATTCTATACTTACAACTCTAAAATAAAGGTATATGTAATATATTGATATGATTATTAAGACTTTCATGTCATTAAATAAACGTTTTAACATTAAAAATCACAAATTAtatcaaatagtttacacaaacTTGTTTATCCAAGCtatttgtaggatcttacgatcctacgattcgaTCCTGCGATCCGATCCTACCACCCCTCTTCGATCCAAAGTAGGAtctcgatcctgacaacattgcgtGTTGGGGTTTCCCAATCTCCGACAGTTAAGGCTTAAGAGATTCATTGGGCCTGGAGGGGTTGAGCACCCTCAACCACCGCCTCAAGTATTAAGACGCCTACGTCTGTATTAATCTTCGACCTCTTGACCTCCAGCCCACCCACATCATCATCACGTCTCCTCTTCCCAACCTTAGCTGCAACATCACACCTCTCCCCTCCTATAAATCCCATATCCTGCCTCGTCCAAGACTTACCCCTACACTCACCTTACCACCTCCCTTACCACCTTTCTTCGTAGTCTGACGACCTTGCCCTCCACCATTCCACGCTACTTCTCTGTCCACCTCCATTGCCTGAAATGCCATTGCTACACCCTCCCTCACTCCCTCACCCTCAATAGTCCCGTCCCTACTCTCCTTGGTCTGCCCAGTAGCAGGAAGGTCCTCCTACAATCTCCTTTCCACTATATCATAAGGCTCCAGCCCCTCCTGTTGCCTCACCAGCGCATCCCTATCACTCACAATAgtcacaccatctcccatcattAGCTTCTCACTACCACCATCCTCCGAGttactctttttctttttcaggtCAAGAGCAATGGATTGAAGTTTCTCAATCATATAAGCAATATTCGCCTCAGAATCCCTTTGATTAGCAGCATCGAATTAAGCATTTATGTCCCTTCGAGCCTTCCTTGTACCATCACTTATAGTTTTGACAACCTTCCATGGCGACGCCCGAAGCCATTCCTCAAACGGTAAAGCATCATCCTGATATGGTTCATTCTCGCAATCCTTTTCACCATACCCGATAATCCCACAACCATAACAGAAGATTGGAAGGCGCTCACAATTAACCTGGAACTAAACTACACGCCTCTCTTTCATTTTGATAGGAACTTCGGCTTTCAATTGCTTCCTTACATCATGGAGTATACGAATTCTAATTGCTCTATTAATATCATTGTTAGGGCCCATATTAACATCGACAAACGTACCCAAGATATTTCCAATATTCTTCACATTTAACAGGCTTGATCGTCCCATAATAGGAAGATCGTACACTCGTGACCAAATAGGAAACTGATAAAGAGGGACATCAGTGAGTTTACCATTCGCATTTGGTTCATTGAAACACCAGGCAAATTTATCAAAGTCCCACAGTTTATATCCAAAACCCTAGCTTTGTCACGGTCAGAACCAAATTTAAACACGAACGTCTTCTATTTTGCATCAACAACATTCCCAACAATAGGTTTTGGTGGATTCCACAATTTAATCATGGTGGCAGCCGTGGCACGCACATTTTTAGACCTCGACGCCCATATTTTTCCAACTAGCATCAGGGCATCGCCCTGTCCATTACCCGTGGTATCCTCATCCCATTCGAAGACCTGATTATCACCCTCAACAATAGGCTCTTTCCCATTCCGATTTCGGCCTCGTGTATCTCCCATCATCTGAACCTGCATAAAGAGAACAAAAAGCACAAGAGAAcaaacaataaccgattctcaCATTCGAAATCGTGAGAAAAAGCCTCGAGAAAGAAGGAGAAATCTAAGAGAAAATAGACAAAACCCTAGGAGACTCTAGACTCTACATGTAACACCCTCGTACACCAAGATGCCTTAACAAGGACCATTTTAATGTAtgaaggcgttaccatctcggatgCCCGAgatagtagatcaaataaacaataaaagaacatttactaAATAGTTTTAAGTCTTTACAACGTAGAACAGCGTGGCAAGATACAACTTGAATAACTATAAAGACTACTAAACATGAGTGTCGATGACATCTACTCCGatagcgtggtgactcgattcccttccaagcCCCGCAAGCATCAATACCAACTGCACCtactaaaccaactgctcaccatccccgaatggaacaccacagttttgaaaacacaacacggggtcagtttactGTATAACAAGATAATACAAGTACGATGAGATTAAcaactgatcatcatccacctccaactctcAATCACAACatataaccgactacacactaaagtatgtagccctgccagtgggggaccgtagccttgcccaccaaatccccgctcatcaacgagcgataaccctgtccattaatgtgcacctCCCCTCATGTGTCTGGTtctacagagggcgaaactagggcgtgaagccactcccgcaagtgactccactcagccgaggacgcgcctcgcgaacatcaccaatAACCATCAAAACACCAACATCAATctccaatccaacaacagcagataatcacaatatcaatcgtacaacaattacccataatctcaaattaattaaacagtaaaccaagtagggaaaccctagctTATCGCTAacccatgaaaatgcatccaacaactagccaGGCAAGACTCCGAGACGAATCCTATAAATAGTAACCACATCCTATTACTAGACTACTCCCAAAAACCTACTGAAGGACAACAACGAAAAAACACTTACCTTGAGACGCGGACCGAAGACGGCAACGACGACACCTCGACTCGAAGACTCCAAGCGTGCACCATTCCCCCTTCTTGGTTTAGTGTCTAGGCTAGGTGAGAGAGTATAGAGAGGTGGTGATAACTGATAGAGTGACATATattttcatactcggccgagtaagccctactcggtcgagtgttaccactactcggccgagtagtccctactaggtcgagtaaataGATACATGTGTCCTCTATCCTCTCTTATATCCCCTCCTACGGCCTTCTCTGGTAACGGTCGGTCAAGGGGTCCTTatacagggcgggtattacactatACGCGAAAATAATTTAATTGTTCTATTACTTTTATGGCTATTTTGTTTAACTTTATTTTAAAAGTTTCGGTCAACCAATGAAGTTTTTACAACACAAGACAATAGCAAACATAAATCAATGAAGAGCATATAGAACAAAAAAGtgtttaaaaaatataaaaaataaggGCCCAACCGGGTTCGAACCGATGACCTCTTGATCTGCAGTCAAATGCTCTACCACTAAGCTATGGACCCTTTGTTGTTTAGAGGGATTCTCCATCTTATATAGTGTAGTACTACCTCCGTTTTTTTAATGATATTCTCATTTCTTGAGTATATATATGTGaggaatattttaataaaatagaAACATCATAAGGATATAGAGGGAGTAGCTATTAGCTAATATGTACTCATGTAGTCATGTGAGTCATATGCATCAAAACTCAATTTTCTTTAGTATTCAATACCGCTCAATCGTTTTGCAGTAATAAATTTGGATGTATAAATCAATTAATAGCATTTTTTTTGTCATAAACACCACTTAAAAAATCATTTTACAATCTTCATTTAAACAGAGAAGTTTAATCAACTTTTTAATAATTTGAATTTTGGTGTTCAAAATCACAAGGTCAGTTACACGTCTATGACTCATCATGAGGTGATCTAATCCATGAGTCATATGGACTTGATTGACCAA is a window encoding:
- the LOC141590294 gene encoding uncharacterized protein LOC141590294; the protein is MRRAVEEESLHGICVTGTAPSISHLLFVDDNILFARATIGEADVINNLLRRYEAASGQLMNLDKTTVSFSKGVAEEQRRRVAERLGVMEVAEHKWYLGLPTVIGRSKKVITDIIRDKLSKRLQGRRGKILSKAGKEVLIKAVANSLATYVMSVFKIPANFCDELRSMVSRFWSGHEEGRRGVSWVAWQKCVDLRGMAFGYMSGQLVGTNYEGEILSLRRVHGCCDWPQSKLHLERHC